One window of Felis catus isolate Fca126 chromosome D4, F.catus_Fca126_mat1.0, whole genome shotgun sequence genomic DNA carries:
- the ZNF883 gene encoding LOW QUALITY PROTEIN: zinc finger protein 883 (The sequence of the model RefSeq protein was modified relative to this genomic sequence to represent the inferred CDS: inserted 2 bases in 1 codon) → MNGKCGKSFSRTTNLIQHQRIHTEENPYECNECGKAFSQSTNLIQHQRVHTGEKPYECNECEKTFSYRSSLRKHERIHTREKPYPCHECGKAFSHISAHTQHHRIHTGXRPYACTECRKTFSWSTHLIEHQGIHSGEKSYQCKECRKVFCHSTSLIQHQRTHTGEKPYKCNECGTAFSHTPAFIQHQRIHMGENPYECNECGKAFNWSAHLTQHQRTHTGEKPYVCKECGKTFSQRTHLTEHLKIHSGEKPYRCNLCQKLFCYRTSLIRHQRTHTGKKPYQCNECGKSFSLSSALTKHKRTHTGKKPYQCNKCSDVFCHSTYLI, encoded by the exons ATGAATGGAAAATGTGGTAAATCCTTCAGCCGGACCACTAATCTTATTCAGCATCAAAGAATACACACTGAAGAGAACCcttatgaatgtaatgaatgtggaaaagcttTTAGTCAGAGCACTAATCTTATTCAACATCAAAGAGtccatactggtgagaaaccttATGAGTGTAATGAATGTGAAAAAACATTTAGTTATAGGTCATCCCTTAGAAAGCATGAGAGAATTCATACCAGAGAAAAACCCTATCCTTGTCATGAATGTGGGAAGGCTTTTAGCCATATTTCAGCCCATACtcaacatcacagaattcatactgg aAGACCATATGCGTGTACTGAATGTAGGAAAACTTTCAGCTGGAGCACACATCTTATTGAACATCAGGGAATTCATTCTGGGGAAAAATCCTACCAATGTAAGGAATGTCGCAAAGTTTTTTGCCATAGCACATCACTAATCcaacatcagagaactcacacaggagaaaagccctataaatgtaatgaatgtggaacAGCCTTCAGTCATACCCCAGCCTTCATTCAACATCAGCGAATTCATATGGGAGAGAATccctatgaatgtaatgaatgtggaaagGCCTTCAATTGGAGCGCACATCTTACTCAACACCAGAgaactcatactggagagaaaccttatgtTTGTAAGGAATGTGGAAAGACCTTCAGCCAAAGAACACACCTTACTGAACATCTAAAAATTCATTCTGGGGAGAAACCCTATCGATGTAATCTATGTCAAAAACTATTTTGCTATAGAACATCATTAATTCGACATCAGAGAACTCATACAGGAAAGAAACCCTAccaatgtaatgaatgtgggaaatctttcaGTTTAAGCTCAGCACTTACTAAACATAAGCgaacacacacagggaagaaacCTTATCAATGTAATAAATGTAGTGATGTTTTTTGTCATAGTACATATTTAATTTGA